A genomic region of Arachis stenosperma cultivar V10309 chromosome 9, arast.V10309.gnm1.PFL2, whole genome shotgun sequence contains the following coding sequences:
- the LOC130949692 gene encoding uncharacterized protein LOC130949692 yields MEGNMENQHEEEAHNRGGGGRANHAGEDRRVLSSYINPNPGNYGSSIQKPTIQANNFELKPQLITLVQNNYSFGGAENDYFYASERGNTRGVIELNNVDTLLAQNKLITKLLADLTKKMERNQVAAITTSSTAQEGVAEEGEGDLEQANYIGNSPRQSHDPYSKTYNPGWRNHPNFGWENQQDQSQEQRRYNPNNNAAHQQLSQRAYQHQNSTSALNQSSIDERFSKLETLIERICQDVQDNKVFKEEVQSNMQNQTAAIKKLETQIGYIFKQLSNRNIGNNNSLSKEEECQAITLRSGKKLKEISEKLQEESSNEEEEKQSGVQAPVSSLQKEKGMSKLNFSRAPYPQQLKKKEDDNQFLRFLEIFKKLQINIPFAEAIEQMPLYAKFLKELMTKKRSWKNNETVILTEECSAIIQHKLPQKMKDPGSFQIPCIIGEITVEKALCDLRASINLMSVAMMRKIKIEEAKPTKMALQLADRSFKFPHGIVEDLLVKVGEFIFPADFVVLDMQEEAKTSIILGRPFLATTGAIIDVQKDIALGAPDSALVESA; encoded by the exons ATGGAAGGCAACATGGAGAACCAACATGAAGAAGAGGCTCATAACCGTGGGGGAGGAGGTAGAGCGAATCATGCTGGGGAAGATAGAAGAGTGTTAAGCTCTTACATCAACCCAAACCCAGGCAATTAcggaagtagcatccaaaaaccCACAATCCAggccaacaactttgaactgAAACCACAACTCATCACCCTTGTCCAGAACAACTATTCATTCGGAGGAG ctgagaatgactacttctatgcatCCGAAAGAGGGAACACTAGAGGAGTGATAGAGCTCAACAATGTAGATACTCTGCTGGCTCAGAATAAGCTCATTACCAAGCTGTTAGCTGACCTCACCAAGAAGATGGAGAGGAATCAAGTGGCAGCCATCACCACTTCATCAACAGCCCAAGAAGGAGTTGCTGAAGAGGGAGAGGGAGATCTTGAGCAAGCCAACTACATTGGGAATTCACCTAGACAAagccatgatccatactccaaaacatACAACcctggatggagaaatcacccaaactttgggtgggaaAATCAGCAAGATCAAAGTCAAGAACAGAGGCGTTACAACcccaacaacaatgcagctCACCAACAATTATCCCAAAGGGCATATCAACATCAAAACAGCACCTCTGCCCTCAATCAATCATCAATTGATGAAAGATTCTCTAAGCTTGAAACCTTGATTGAAAGAATATGCCAAGATGTCCAAGACAACAAGGTGTTCAAAGAAGAGGTGCAGTCAAACATGCAGAATCAAACTGCTGCCATCAAGAAGCTGGAGACACAAATTGGTTACATATTCAAGCAGCTTTCTAACCGCAACATTGGCAataacaacagtttgagcaaggAAGAGGAATGTCAAGCCATAACACTAAGAAGTGGGAAGAAACTTAAGGAGATTTCCGAAAAACTACAAGAAGAAAGCTCAAATGAAGAGGAAGAAAAGCAAAGCGGAGTACAAGCTCCAGTTTCAAGTCTACAAAAGGAAAAGGGGATGTCAAAACTCAACTTCTCAAGAGCTCCATATCCTCAGCAgttgaagaaaaaggaagatgaCAACCAATTCCTAAGATTCttggaaatcttcaagaaactacaAATCAACATCCCCTTTGCTGAAGCAATAGAACAAATGCCACtttatgccaagttcttgaaggaactgatgaccaagaagagaagttggaagAATAATGAGACTGTGATATTAACCgaagaatgtagtgctatcATTCAGCACAAACTACCTCAGAAAATGAAGGATCCTGGCAGCTTTCAGATCCCTTGTATAATAGGGGAAATCACAGTAGAGAAGGCCCTTTGTGACTTAAGGGCCAGCATCAATCTGATGTCAGTAGCAATGATGAGGAAGATAAAGATCGAGGAAGCAAAACCAACCAAAATggcattacaactggcagaccgATCGTTCAAGTTTCCTCATGGCATAGTAGAGGATTTGTTGGTAAAAGTAGGAGAGTTCATATTCCCGGCAGATTTTGTAGTATTGGACATGCAGGAGGAGGCCAAAACCTCCATTATTTTGGGAAGGCCATTTTTAGCCACTACTGGGGCTattattgatgtccaaaaag